A genomic region of Halanaerobiales bacterium contains the following coding sequences:
- a CDS encoding MBL fold metallo-hydrolase, translating to MKGMIIIKIRWLGNSALEIDGEKKIIIDPSFKVEPEIEADIILITHEHDDHINPEQLAEISNSETKVYAPQSVYDNFDIDGEVVEAGQEIEDDIKVIDIDCYNSDESVAYFYNGLYHTADASIFPDPGEEIKILFSACFNDHFAKYIESCIKLDPELAIPYHYDPDERQELLQAKGLSSKFEQISCNSQVLELGEEIEV from the coding sequence ATGAAAGGAATGATTATTATTAAAATTCGTTGGCTTGGTAATTCGGCCTTAGAAATTGATGGGGAGAAAAAAATAATTATTGATCCTAGTTTTAAAGTTGAACCAGAGATTGAAGCAGATATTATTTTAATTACTCATGAACATGATGATCACATTAACCCTGAACAATTAGCAGAAATAAGCAATTCTGAAACAAAAGTATATGCACCTCAATCAGTTTATGATAATTTTGACATTGATGGTGAGGTGGTTGAAGCCGGTCAGGAGATAGAAGATGATATAAAAGTTATTGATATTGATTGTTATAATTCTGATGAATCAGTAGCCTATTTTTACAATGGTTTATATCATACAGCTGATGCCTCTATATTCCCTGATCCAGGTGAAGAAATCAAAATATTATTTTCTGCCTGTTTTAATGATCATTTTGCAAAATATATTGAAAGTTGTATTAAATTAGATCCTGAACTTGCTATACCCTATCACTATGATCCAGACGAAAGACAGGAACTTCTCCAGGCTAAAGGACTTTCCAGTAAGTTTGAACAGATTAGTTGTAATAGTCAGGTCTTAGAATTAGGAGAAGAAATAGAAGTTTAA